The Novibacillus thermophilus genome segment CCCTCGCACCGCTCTACGACCTCTCCCGCTCCTACCCGTTCGTCATCGGCGGGATGATCCTGTGTGCCTCGTTTGCTCTACTTTTCTTCACCGTTGAGCGGCATCCGCCGTACGCTCGTGTCAATATCCAAGACAGCGCTGAAACAGTGCCCCTTCGATCGTTGCGCTCGAATGTAGCCAGGCTTGCTGAACCAACCTTTCGCGGCCATTTTCTCATCCTTTCTGCCATTTTTTTGTACTTTGTCGGCTACAGCGGGGTGGAGGCCCAGTTCAGTGTGTACGCGACTGAACATCTCGGGGCAAGCGGGGGCGAAGCTGGGTTGACCCTCGGTTTCTTCAGCTTGTCCTTTGTACTGTTCGCCCTTCCGGCTGGAATGGTCGGAAGTCGGTTCGGGAAATCGGAAACGATGCTCGCCGGACTGATCGGCTTGCCGGCCCTCTTCCTCATCATGCCGTGGATCACTTCCTTGGCACTGTTGAAAGTGTTACTTTTCGCGGGCGGTATGGCCTGGGCTCTCGTCAACGTACAGGCTTATCCGCTCGTGGCCGATTTAGGGGGCACGAAGAGAATCGGTTTTTTCACGGGGATGTACTACCTGTTCTCCATGGCCTCGTCAGTGGTCGCTCCAGCCGCATTAGGATTTTCGATGGACGTTTTCGGCCACCCCTCCCTTTTTTACACTGCCGCCGCGAGCTTTGCTTTCGCTTTTTTTCTGTTAAGAAAAGGGACGGACCTCGTCAAATCAAAAAAAGTATTTGACGGATCAGAATCAATGCCTATATAATAAATAACAACCTGTACAGGGAACTGAATATTTTGGAGCCTTATCAAGAGTGGTGGAGGGACTGGCCCAATGAAACCCGGCAACCGGTCTTCGCCTTTAGGAGATGCGGTGCCAATTCCTGCAGGACGTTTTCCTGAAAGATAAGGGGAGATTTAGTCTTTTGGTATGAAGCTCTTCCTTATCGGAAGAGTTTTTTATTTATATGTTTGAGGAGGAACCTGACGATGAGTGACGAAAAGCAATACCAGTTTGACACACTGTCCGTCCACGCCGGACAGCAACCCGACGAGGCGACGAATGCCCGAGCGGTCCCGATTTACCAGACGACTTCATATGTCTTCAACGACACGGATCATGCGGCTAACTTGTTCGCCTTAAAAGAGTTTGGCAACATTTACTCCCGGATCATGAATCCGACGAATGACGCCTTTGAACAGCGCGTGGCCGCTTTGGAGGGCGGGGTTGGCGCGCTGGCCACGGCGTCTGGACAAGCGGCTATTACGTACGCGATCTTAAACATTGCCAAGTCCGGAGATGAAATCGTGTCGGCCAGCAGTCTGTACGGTGGAACGTACAATCTGTTTTCCCACACGTTGCCAAAGTTGGGGATACGCGTTCACTTCGTCGATCCGTCCGATCCGGACAATTTTCGTCAAGCGATCAATGAAAAGACCCGCCTCGTCTTTGCTGAGTCCATTGGCAATCCGAAAAATGACGTGTTGGATGTGGAAGCGGTGGCCGCTATTGCCCACGAGAACGGAATTCCGTTAATTGTGGACAATACGTTCCCCACGCCGTATTTGCTGAGGCCCATCGAATTCGGAGCTGATATCGTTGTCCACTCTGCAACGAAATTTATTGGCGGACACGGGACGTCCATCGGCGGCGTCATTGTCGATTCCGGCAAGTTTGACTGGACGAACGGGAAGTTTCCCGAACTGACGGAGCCAGATCCGAGTTATCACGGAGTGGTGTACACAGAAGCACTTGGCCCTATCGCTTACATTACGAAGGCCAGAGTGCAGTTGTTGCGGGATACTGGAGCCGCGCTCTCTCCTTTTAACGCCTTCCTGTTTTTACAAGGGCTGGAGACGTTGCACTTGCGCATGGAACGTCACAGCGAGAACGCGTTGAAGGTGGCTCAGTTCTTACAACAGCACGATGCGGTAGAGTGGGTGAATTACCCCGGCTTAAAAGGCCATCCGTCCTACGAAAAAGCGCAAAAGTATTTGCCGAAAGGACAGGGAGCGATTTTGTCATTCGGGATCAAAGGAGGTCTTGAAGCCGGGAAGAAATTGATCAACAATGTGAAGTTGTTCTCTCACTTAGCCAATGTCGGCGACGCCAAGTCACTGATCATTCACCCGGCCAGCACGACGCACCAACAGTTGACACCGGAAGAACAGCTTTCCACCGGGGTATCGCCGGAATTGGTCCGCCTCTCTGTCGGAATCGAGAGCGCAGACGACATTATAGCCGACCTGGATCAAGCTTTGAACAGAAGTCACGCCTAACGGCAAGGGACCATAAAAACATTTTGATCGCGGAGGCAGCGAAAGCTGCCTCTCTTTACTTGCTAGGCTGTTCATAAAACGTTGCATTTTTTAAAAAAAAGGAGAAACGGGAAAACGGTATAATAGAGAATGGAAGTGAACAGTTGACAGGAGCAGAAGGAGTCGAGACACGTGAAGAAAAGTGTTGTGATGGTAGCGGCTGTTGTTATCATCGGGGTGCTCGCGTTCTTCATGTTTTTGAAAATTTACGGAGACCCGACGGCTTACACGGAGTTAGAACAACGGGTCGAACAGTACTTAACGGAAGAACAGGGCGATGATCCCGATCGGATCGAAAGGATTGAAGTCTTCCGACAAGCGATGAAGCGACCGGGTTATTATGTAGAAGTCGTGTTTAAAGACGAACCTGAGACGGTATATGTTTACTGTGACGAGGGAGGACAAATCGTCCAGTGCGGCAAAAAAGAGACGGGTGCGGACGGAAAGGAGTCCAGTGTCACGCAACGCGAAAATTGAGCGCCGGTTCTATCATACTAGGACAAAGTGTTGTAAAATAGAGCTATTGATTTACCAGTTGGGGGTGGAGATCACGTGACGATTAAATCGGACAAATGGATTCGCAAGATGGCGACTGAGCACAAGATGATCGAGCCGTTCGTCGACCGCAACGTCGGCAAGGGAGAAGCCGTCAGTTTTGGCCTCAGCAGTTACGGCTACGATCTGCGCGTTGCGGATGAGTTCAAAATTTTTCACAACGCGTTAAATCCAGTCATCGATCCGAAAGAAATCAATCTGGACTCTTTTGTTGATTTTAAAGGGGACGTGGCGATCATTCCGCCCAATTCTTTCGCCCTTGCTCGTTCGGTTGAATACTTTCGCATTCCGACGAACGTTCTCGCCATCTGTGTCGGCAAATCGACTTACGCCCGCTGCGGCATTATTACGAACGTCACGCCGTTTGAACCGGGGTGGGAAGGGCATGTCACGTTAGAAATTTCCAACACGACGCCGCTTCCGGCGAAAATTTATGCCCATGAAGGGTTGTGCCAAGTGTTGTTTCTGGAAAGCGATGAAGAGTGTGAAGTGTCTTACCGGGACAAGAAAGGAAAATATCAGCATCAACAAGGTATTACACTACCGCGTATTTAGTTGACAAAAGAGGAATATTGGCAAAAAATGTCGAATACCCACACATCTGGAAAGGGTGTGTGGGTGTTTGCGTTGGTCTGTTTATTGGGTCACTGGATGGGTGACCGGGCTGTGGGTCGGCAGTCTAGGGTGGCTGCCTTTTACCATGTGGTGTTTGTCGCTGGCCGCTGTGTCCGTCGTTGGGGTGTGGCAGCTGTACAGGAGATGGCACGGCTTCCGCCCATTTGTGGCTGCAGTCGCTTTTTTGTCGGCTGCCGCTTACATGACCTGGACCGATGACCACAACCGCTCGGTCTGGCCGGAACACGCCCGCGAGTGGAAAGGCAGCATCACGGGCCGGCTCCTGGAACCTCCTGTGGTGGACGGGAACAGGGTGGACATCATGTTGCGGAGTGAGATGTGGCACCAGGGAGACGACACGTTTTCCACTGGGGGAGAAAAAGTGCTCGTCCGGCTCTATTTAGAAACTTTGGCGGAGCGAGATTACATTTACACGTTCCGGCGCGGCGACTGGGTGCGGGTTGACGTTAAACTGGAGAGGCCAGACGTTGCCCGGAATCCCGGAGGCTTTGATTACCGCCAACATCTGTACAGGCAACACGTGCACTGGATTGGGCGTGCCCAAGACGCCGGTGCTGTGGAACGCCTCACGTCTTCTCGACACGGGCTGGAGTTACTGGATCGTTTTCGGACCTATTTGGGCCAGCGGATCGATTCTGTTTATGAACATCCTGCCGCCGGTCTCGTGCGGGGGATGATTCTCGGTGAGCGGGAAACAGTAGATTTACAAGTCGAACGTCAATTCGCCACCCTCGGCCTGCTTCACTTGCTGGCCATTTCCGGCCTGCACGTGGGAATCGTCCTCGCCATCTTCTACGGGGGTTTAAAGTGGATGGGGGTGACCCGGGAGAGAGCTGCCGCTTTCGCTTTGCTCTTTTTGCCGTTTTACGCGCTGTTGACCGGGGCGAACCCTCCCGTTATTCGCGCCGCCATCGTCGGAGGGCTTGTCCTTCTCGCCGTCATCTACCGCCGCTGGAAAAACAGTGTCCACTTTCTCGCCTTGGCGGCGTCTCTTATGTTGCTCTTCAACCCGTACTGGCTCTTCAGCGCGAGCTTTCAGCTGTCTTTTACCGTAACCGTCGGCATCGTGGTCGGTGTCCCGCTCTTATGCAAGCGAATGCCGAAGCTCCCCGCTTTTCTGAGGGAGACCGTTGCCGTGACCGTTGTGGCGCAACTGTGTTCGTTTCCTCTCATCATTTACTATTTTAATCAGTTTTCTCTCTTGTCCGGTTTGGCCAATTTAATCGTCGTACCCTTCGTCAGTTTCATCGTCATTCCGTTAGGGTTTGCCACTGTTCTGCTAGCAGGCATTGCAGTTCCGCTGGCGACGTTGCCTGCCAAAGTGAACGAATGGGCCGTAGATGTGGTCTTGACAGTGGCCGAGATGTTGACGGACTGGGAGCCGTTTCATCTCGTATGGCCGACCCCGCCCATTCCGTGGGTGTTCGTTTACTACGCCTTGTTGGGAGCGATCGGCAAGTTTTGGCTGTGCAGCGATGTACGCGTTCCCCGGCGGAGGCGTGTCGGCTTGTCGTTAGCCTTTGTCTTCGTCGTCATCTTCGCTCACTCTCCTTTCCCGTGGTGGAACCGCCCGCTCACTGTCACGTTTCTAGACGTCGGACAAGGGGATGCCATCGTCGTGGAGACGCCGCAGCGCCAGACGATAGTAGTAGATGCAGGGGGCACGGGTTTTTTTGAACGAGAGCCCTGGCAAGTCCAGAGAGATCCGTTTGACGTCGGGGAAGACATTGTTCTCCCTTTTTTGCGGCACAAGGGAGTTGCCCGAATCGACTATCTCGTCATGACTCACGGCGATGCCGACCACATCGGCGGCATGAAAGCGTTAGTGGAGAACCTCCCCGTCCGCTACTTTGTGCGCGGGGCGGACACACACAACCCTTCAGAACTGGAGCGAGAGCTCCTGTCTTCTCTTGAAGCTGCCGACGTTCCCGTTTACCGGGTGACGAGTGGAAGCGGATGGCAATTAGAGGACGGGCTCTACTGGCAGTTTGTCCAGCCCGAGCCGGAGGACGTGCCGTCAGACGAGCGCAACGCCCAGTCGGTCGTAGTCCTTCTTTCGTATCAAGGGCGGTCCTTTTTGCTGACGGGGGACGCCGATCAAGAGGTGGAAGAACACATTGTGAACACGTGGGACATCCCGCCCGTAGACGTACTCAAAGCCGGACACCACGGGAGCGATACGTCGACGGGGGATGTGTTGTTACAAACCGTCCGTCCGAAAGTGACCGTGTTGTCTGTCGGAGAGAACAACCGGTACAACCACCCTCACCCTGACGTCATCGAAAGGTTACATCAGGCGGGAAGCTCTATTTTCCGCACTGACCGGCACGGCGGCATTACGGTCCGCGTCCACCGCGACGGTCACCTGTCAGTTGAACAGAGTATCGTTGATTAATGTCCTGTTTCAGATTACTCTTTCCATGTAACTGATTCGATAGTTGTGCCTATTAGTAGTTCACGTAGAGAGGGTTGGAGCAGTGACTGGAAAGCTGTGACGATTATCTTATGCGTAGTGGGATTCCCGTCAATAGCGGTTGATTCACACCAAACGGAGAACGAGGCTGTGTCTAGTGCATCAGCTTTTACTGACTTTCTAGACAGCTGAACGAAGATCGCCAAGGGTATCCTAGTCTCCCCAGACTTCGGGATTAATGAGATTCGGCGGTTTAATTCCGTTTAAACCCGCTTCAAGATTTTTGGCTGCTAGCTGAGACATTTTCAATTCCGTTTCATGTGTAGAAGAGCCGATGTGGGGTGTTGTGACCACATTTTGCATCTTTAAGAGCGGATTGAGCGGATCAACGGGTTCTTGTTTGTATACGTCTAATCCAGCAGCAAGTATTTCTCCTTTTTCTAAAGCATCGATTAAATCTTCCTCGACAACCGTTCTGCCGCGTGAACCGTTAATGAATATGGCCGATTTTTTCATCAATTTAAACTCCCTTTTCCCGATAAGCCCTTCTGTTTCAGGAGTAAGGGGAGTTATGAGACAAACAAAATCGGAATGAGCGAGTAACGCGTCAAGCGTACAAAATGTCGCGCGATACTTTGTGTCAACTTCAGGTTTTCTCGTACGTGAGTGATACAGTATCTCCATGTCGAACCCAAAGTGAGCCCTTTGTGCGATGGCTTGTCCTATTCTCCCCATTCCGATAATCCCTAATTTTTTATGGTGAACATCAACCCCGAATTGTTCCGGCACTAAAAACTCCGACCATTGGCCGCGTTTTACGAAATGGTCTAGCTCGGGGATGCGTCTGGCTGTTGCGATGAGGATACCGAAAATAGCGTCAGCAACCGTGTCTGTCAGGACATCCGGTGTGTTTGTTGCCATAATGCCCCTTTTCGTCAACGCTGTAACGTCTAAATTGTCGTAACCGACGGATACGTTGCTGACAATTTTTAGGTGAGGAGCGCGGTCTAACAGCATTTTATCTACTTTTAACTCTAAGCCGATAATTCCTTCGACTTGATGTAAATATTGCAAAAATCGCTCATCGTTCCTCGTATCGACGTGCTTAAAAAATTCGACCTCATATTTTTGCTGAAGGTCGTGTAGGACAGGCTCAGATACCCGGTTGTATGCAAGGATCTTCTTTTTTGTCATGTCATCATATTCCTTCCGTGCTTATTTTTTGTCGACAATCGACAATATCGTTAACTATAAAATATCGGGAACATAATCAGATGTCAATAAGTAGGTTCACAAAAATTAAAATTAAAAAATGCTTGACAATAAAAAATAAAGCGTATATGCTAAATTTAGTCGATTGTCGACAATCGACGTATTACCGTATAAGCGTACGACTTGTACAGATGAGGGGAAGAAATTCGATGGATCAACCGCTTGTCCACAAATCTCTCAGCCAATTTATTGCCGACCAATTACGCCGCGGTATATGGAACCGGGACATTCAGTTTGGTGAGCGTTTGCTTGAAAGTGAGTTGGCTGAAAGGTTTGAAGTCAGTCGCAGTTCAGTAAGAGAAGCGCTCATGATTCTCGAGCATGAAGGTCTCGTTAAGAGCAAGACGAGAAAGGGAACTTACGTCACCGAGTTTTCTGCTGAGGATCGACAAGAAATTTTGGAACTGAGGACATTGCTGGAGACCTATGCGTTTAAACGTGCGTTGCCTCGGTTAGAGGAAAAACACATAGAAGACCTTGAAAAAATACTTGAACGCATGAAAGTGAAGACAACAGAAAAAAATTGGAGTGACCTGTTTGATCTCGACATGCAATTTCACCACTACATTGTAAAAGTTTGCGGAAACTCACGACTTATCAGTATATACGACTCCATCCATGTCCAAATTAGAACATTTCTCGCCCACCTTGATCAGTATTACTCGAGTCACGAGTCGTTTTACGAAGAGCACAGGGAGTTGTTGGACGCCCTCTTAACACGGGATTCCAACATCATTGACAAAGCGGTTCGACAGCACATTGAGTATGTCGAAGAACAACTGCTCAACTTGTAAACAAGATCAAACTAATCAAGATCAGTATTGGAAGAGTTGACAGCGGTTATTTTCCTTCTGCCGTGCCGGATAGGGCGATCATTGAAGAATGGAGAATGCCCGTGGAACTTTCCGGCTGCCATGCTCACGCGCAAAATGGGACCAGCCCTTGCGGCGGGGTGTACGGTTGTTGTTAAACCTTCGAGTGAAAGCCCTTTAACAGCCGTTAAACTGTTAGAACTGTGTGAGCAAGCTGGTTTCCCCAAGGGCGTCGTCAATCTTGTGACGGGATCCTCCTCTAAGATTGGGAAAGCCATCATGGAAAACAGAAAAGTCCGTAAAATTACGTTTACTGGTTCGACTGAAGTTGGGAAAACATTGATCAGACAGAGTGCTGATCAAGTCAAGCGGTTGTCCCTGGAACTCGGTGGGCACGCCCCGATGATTGTCTTTGATGATGCTAATTTAGATGTTGCTGTAAAAGCTGTCATCGCTTCGAAGTTTAGAAATACCGGACAAACGTGCATTTGTGGTAACCGCATATATGTTCAGTCGGGGATATACGAAGCATTTTTGGAGAAATTTGCCGATCGTGTGAATCAGTTGAACGCGCGTCATTGAACAACTGGACTTTGGCATCGTTGGTTGGAATGACGGGACTCCTTCTGCCGCCCAAATTCCATTCGGAGGGATGAAGGAGAGCGGTATCGGCAGAGAAGGGGGACATGAGGGGATTGAGGCGTTCCTGGAAACTCAGTATGTATCAATAGGGATTTAAGAAAAAAAAACGGGAGGAACAACGGCATGAAGAAAACGTAGGAGTACATTTTCTAAATTCCACGTATTTCCCCAGTTTGGGGAAATAGCGAATTGAGAACTCGTGAATGGAAAGGGGGATAGTATGAGCCAGGAAAAGAGTTGGATACTTTCGAACGATTGACTTAATGTTCATTCTTCATATACAAGCTTAACTAAATAAACCTTGAAAAGAAAATGTTGTAGGGGTCCAAAAATTAGAGATTTTTACTCGTAGCATAGGGGGGATAATATGGCAGCTTATATAAAAACAGAGTGGACGGATCCTGTCACAAACGCAAAAGGTTACTTGGTAATTGATACATTAAAAGGCGGCATCGCTAGTGGCGGAACTCGTATGAGAAAAGGACTAACACAAAAAGAGGTGGCACGTCTGGCTCATACGATGACACTTAAAATGTCTACATTAGACTATCCAATTGGCGGAGCAAAAGCAGGGATTGATTATTCTCCGTCTAATCCAGACAGTTATGGAGTATTAAAAAGGTTTTTGGAGGCCCACAAACCTTATTTAGAGCAAGTGTGGATCACAAGTGATGATTTAGGCACGAGATTGGAAGACATCGCGAGAGCATTGAATGAAATAGGTTTAAAAACGGCTAACGCCTATTTAAATCAATATCCTGAAGCTGAGAATCTAATCGAGAATTTAAATAAAGCATTAAAATTAACGGTTAACAGTGTACCGCTTATTCACATGATTACTGGCTACGGTGTTGGAGTAACGACGCAGAAAGCTTTGGAATGGTTAGGGAGAGAAGTGACAGGGGCGACTGTTTCCATCCAAGGATTTGGAAGTGTTGGTGCGAGCGCGGCGTCATATTTTTCAAATGCAGGAGCAAAGGTTGTAGCGATTGCAGATATAGAAGGGACTGTTTTCTGTGAAGACGGTTTAGATATACCGCTACTCCTAAAGGCAAAAGACGAATATGGTTATATCGATCGATCTAGATTACCAAAAGCTTATTTAAACTTAACGAACACTGACTGTCTCACGTTGAATGTCGATGTGCTTGTTCCAGCTGCCGTTGCAGACGTTATTAATAAAGAAAACGCGCAAGATATTAAGGCGAAGCTAGTCGTCGAAGGAGCAAATATTCCGATAACAACTGAAGGGGAGAAAATTTTAACTAATAAAGGGATTTACGTTATTCCTGACTTCATTGCAAATGTGGGCGGGCTTGGTATGTTTGGAGCTATATTGTTTAAAAATTTGCCTCCAAATGCAGAAAAGATTTTAGACTATTTAAAAGAATCCCTAGAAAGAGCAACCATACATGCTCTTTCTCAAGCGAATGAGGAGGGAATTTCCCCAAGGGAAGCAGCCTACAGATCCTATAAGACAGAACCTATAAGATCATAGAAACTAGATAATTCCAATTATTAGAGGAGGAATTTTCATTATGGAACGTCTAATCGATTATATTGTCGCTGTATCTGATTGGATTTGGGGGCCACCCATGATTATATTGTTGTTTTTAAGTGGGATTTTTTTAACGATCCGTTTAGGTTTTTTCCAGTTCAGATATGCCTTTTATATAATTAAACAGACAATCGGAAGGGTTTTCAAAAAAACAAATGGGGAGGGGACGATATCGCCTTTCCAAGCCCTCACATCGGCTCTTGCCTGTACTATTGGTGCTGGGAACATTGTAGGTGTACCAGCCGCCATCATGTTTGGGGGCCCTGGGGCTATTTTTTGGATGTGGATGATTGCTTTGCTAGCGAGTGCTATTAAGTTCTCCGAAGTCGTGTTAGCTTTAAAATATAGGGAGAAAAATGCGAGGGGCGAGTTTGTTGGAGGGCCCGTCTACTACATGGCCAAAGGGTTGAATATGAGGTGGCTTGGCGTTTGGTTTGCGATAGCTTTAATGATTGAAGTTATTCCGAGTGTCATGGTACAAGGCAATTCCTTAGCCGCAACTGTTCAGGAAACGTTTAATGTGAATCCGGTCATGACGGGGATTGTATCGATGTTAATTGTCGGATTTGTCATTATCGGTGGAATCAAAAGAATTGGAAAGTTTACAGAGAAATTTGTCCCACTTATGGTTGGTTTGTATTTGTTTGGGGCTTTGATAATAGTGATAATGAATTTTTAACATGGTGGGGGAAGTTCTTTCATTAATTTTCACATATGCGTTTCAGCCGATGGCGGCGGTAGGAGGATTTGGTGGAGCAGCTATAGCACAAGCCATTCGCTGGGGATTTGCCCGCGGAGTGTACTCCAATGAAGCTGGAGTAGGAACCGCTCCAATCGCTCACGCATCCGCAACAACAGATCATCCAGTCAGACAGGGTTTATGGGCGGTAATGGAAGTTGTCATCGACACGGTAATTGTTTGTACAGCAACTGCATTTGTTGTGTTGTCTACCGGGGTTTGGAAAAATGAAGGGGCAGGCGGGAATCCTTCCGCACTGACAACAGAAGCGTTTTCTGTAGCTTTAGGTCAAACAGGTGGACTAATAGTTACCATTGCTCTCGTGTTTTTTGTCATATCTACTGTAATCGTTTTATCTTACTACGGCGAAAGACAAGCGGAGTATTTATTTGGGTTGAAAGGCGGAAAAATTATGAAGTTTGTATATGTATTGTCCGTTTTTGTTGGGGCGATCGGCGGTGCGCAAACAATTTGGAGCCTTCTGGACATCAGTTTGGCTGCCATGGCTATTCCAAATATTATCGCCCTAGTGTTGCTTAGCAAAGAGGTTGTCGAAATGAAGCGGGAATTTTTTGCGTCTGAAAAATATTATTTGCTAGATATTAAAAATCAAAACAAAGGTATTTCTTCATAAATAAATATTTGCTGCGTTGATAGAAAAGAAATTTTGGATCTCACAATGCTCAAGACGACGAATAAAATTAATCCTCCTACGACAGTGACGTCAGTAACGACCGATAAACGTGAGTTTAAAGGGGAATGTATTGTGAATAAAATACTGTTTAACGATCGAATCATTGAAAGAGAAAACGTCATCGATATAGAGGATCGAGGATATCAATTTGGAGACGGAGTTTATGAAGTCATTGGTGTATATGGCGGCAAGATGTTTATGTTAGACGAGCATATGGAGCGTTTAAAACGTAGCGCAGATGAAATTCAGTTAAAAATCCCTTTAATAATAAATGATTTAAAAAATAAGCTAAGGGAATTAGTGCTGATTAATAACTTGGAAGAAGGAATAATTTATTTACAGATTACCCGTGGAGTTGCCCCTAGATGGCACACATTTCCGGACGAAACGGTGTCACCCGTCACGATTGCTTACGTTCGATCGCTGAAGCGAATGACTGACTTAGAGAAAAACGGTGTTTCCGCAATTCTTACAGAGGATATTCGGTGGTTGAGATGTGATATTAAAACACTTAATCTGCTTCCAAACGTTTTGTCTAAGCAAAAAGCGGTGGAAAATAGCGCTTTTGAAGCTATTATGCACAGAAAAAATATTGTGACTGAAGCCAGTTCTTCAAACGTATTTATTGTAAAAAATGAAGAATTGTTTACTCATCCGGCAAACAATTTTATTTTAAACGGCATAACCAGAAAAAAGGTCATTCAATTGTGTGAGGAATTAAACCTCAAAGTGAATGAGGAAACTTTTACAGTTGACACTTTACTACAGGCCGACGAAGTGTTTATAACGGCAACGAAATTAGACATTATACCGGTCGTAAAGGTTAATAATCAACCCATTGGAACAGGCAAACCTGGAAATGTTACAAAAAAAATACTACACAAGTTTCAATCCCTCATTCAACCAGCCACGCAGACATAGGAGTACGGCAACGTGTGTGAGCATGCAAGCGAATAAGGTCGGCAAGCAGATAAGTATTCCGTACAAATAGACATGGAGATCTCACAAAAACCTAAAAAAACACCGCCTTCAGTGACGTCTCTGCCTATTAAGCCTTGACGCGCACGTGGAA includes the following:
- a CDS encoding MFS transporter; its protein translation is MKKRPFSYGKIVAIGSGFFALTLVWTVYNTYMPLILGEFIESRAIRGSIMGLDNLLAVVLIPLIGVWSDRLDTRYGGRLPFLIVGMPMAALFFVLIPFLGRGALWMLLCVDIAFLLAMTVYRAPVISLMPDHTPVEKRSTANGVINLMGGVGGLLALFALAPLYDLSRSYPFVIGGMILCASFALLFFTVERHPPYARVNIQDSAETVPLRSLRSNVARLAEPTFRGHFLILSAIFLYFVGYSGVEAQFSVYATEHLGASGGEAGLTLGFFSLSFVLFALPAGMVGSRFGKSETMLAGLIGLPALFLIMPWITSLALLKVLLFAGGMAWALVNVQAYPLVADLGGTKRIGFFTGMYYLFSMASSVVAPAALGFSMDVFGHPSLFYTAAASFAFAFFLLRKGTDLVKSKKVFDGSESMPI
- a CDS encoding homocysteine synthase, which gives rise to MSDEKQYQFDTLSVHAGQQPDEATNARAVPIYQTTSYVFNDTDHAANLFALKEFGNIYSRIMNPTNDAFEQRVAALEGGVGALATASGQAAITYAILNIAKSGDEIVSASSLYGGTYNLFSHTLPKLGIRVHFVDPSDPDNFRQAINEKTRLVFAESIGNPKNDVLDVEAVAAIAHENGIPLIVDNTFPTPYLLRPIEFGADIVVHSATKFIGGHGTSIGGVIVDSGKFDWTNGKFPELTEPDPSYHGVVYTEALGPIAYITKARVQLLRDTGAALSPFNAFLFLQGLETLHLRMERHSENALKVAQFLQQHDAVEWVNYPGLKGHPSYEKAQKYLPKGQGAILSFGIKGGLEAGKKLINNVKLFSHLANVGDAKSLIIHPASTTHQQLTPEEQLSTGVSPELVRLSVGIESADDIIADLDQALNRSHA
- a CDS encoding DUF3139 domain-containing protein; translated protein: MKKSVVMVAAVVIIGVLAFFMFLKIYGDPTAYTELEQRVEQYLTEEQGDDPDRIERIEVFRQAMKRPGYYVEVVFKDEPETVYVYCDEGGQIVQCGKKETGADGKESSVTQREN
- the dcd gene encoding dCTP deaminase; this translates as MTIKSDKWIRKMATEHKMIEPFVDRNVGKGEAVSFGLSSYGYDLRVADEFKIFHNALNPVIDPKEINLDSFVDFKGDVAIIPPNSFALARSVEYFRIPTNVLAICVGKSTYARCGIITNVTPFEPGWEGHVTLEISNTTPLPAKIYAHEGLCQVLFLESDEECEVSYRDKKGKYQHQQGITLPRI
- a CDS encoding DNA internalization-related competence protein ComEC/Rec2; protein product: MRWSVYWVTGWVTGLWVGSLGWLPFTMWCLSLAAVSVVGVWQLYRRWHGFRPFVAAVAFLSAAAYMTWTDDHNRSVWPEHAREWKGSITGRLLEPPVVDGNRVDIMLRSEMWHQGDDTFSTGGEKVLVRLYLETLAERDYIYTFRRGDWVRVDVKLERPDVARNPGGFDYRQHLYRQHVHWIGRAQDAGAVERLTSSRHGLELLDRFRTYLGQRIDSVYEHPAAGLVRGMILGERETVDLQVERQFATLGLLHLLAISGLHVGIVLAIFYGGLKWMGVTRERAAAFALLFLPFYALLTGANPPVIRAAIVGGLVLLAVIYRRWKNSVHFLALAASLMLLFNPYWLFSASFQLSFTVTVGIVVGVPLLCKRMPKLPAFLRETVAVTVVAQLCSFPLIIYYFNQFSLLSGLANLIVVPFVSFIVIPLGFATVLLAGIAVPLATLPAKVNEWAVDVVLTVAEMLTDWEPFHLVWPTPPIPWVFVYYALLGAIGKFWLCSDVRVPRRRRVGLSLAFVFVVIFAHSPFPWWNRPLTVTFLDVGQGDAIVVETPQRQTIVVDAGGTGFFEREPWQVQRDPFDVGEDIVLPFLRHKGVARIDYLVMTHGDADHIGGMKALVENLPVRYFVRGADTHNPSELERELLSSLEAADVPVYRVTSGSGWQLEDGLYWQFVQPEPEDVPSDERNAQSVVVLLSYQGRSFLLTGDADQEVEEHIVNTWDIPPVDVLKAGHHGSDTSTGDVLLQTVRPKVTVLSVGENNRYNHPHPDVIERLHQAGSSIFRTDRHGGITVRVHRDGHLSVEQSIVD
- a CDS encoding 2-hydroxyacid dehydrogenase, which encodes MTKKKILAYNRVSEPVLHDLQQKYEVEFFKHVDTRNDERFLQYLHQVEGIIGLELKVDKMLLDRAPHLKIVSNVSVGYDNLDVTALTKRGIMATNTPDVLTDTVADAIFGILIATARRIPELDHFVKRGQWSEFLVPEQFGVDVHHKKLGIIGMGRIGQAIAQRAHFGFDMEILYHSRTRKPEVDTKYRATFCTLDALLAHSDFVCLITPLTPETEGLIGKREFKLMKKSAIFINGSRGRTVVEEDLIDALEKGEILAAGLDVYKQEPVDPLNPLLKMQNVVTTPHIGSSTHETELKMSQLAAKNLEAGLNGIKPPNLINPEVWGD
- a CDS encoding GntR family transcriptional regulator, whose translation is MDQPLVHKSLSQFIADQLRRGIWNRDIQFGERLLESELAERFEVSRSSVREALMILEHEGLVKSKTRKGTYVTEFSAEDRQEILELRTLLETYAFKRALPRLEEKHIEDLEKILERMKVKTTEKNWSDLFDLDMQFHHYIVKVCGNSRLISIYDSIHVQIRTFLAHLDQYYSSHESFYEEHRELLDALLTRDSNIIDKAVRQHIEYVEEQLLNL
- a CDS encoding Glu/Leu/Phe/Val dehydrogenase dimerization domain-containing protein gives rise to the protein MAAYIKTEWTDPVTNAKGYLVIDTLKGGIASGGTRMRKGLTQKEVARLAHTMTLKMSTLDYPIGGAKAGIDYSPSNPDSYGVLKRFLEAHKPYLEQVWITSDDLGTRLEDIARALNEIGLKTANAYLNQYPEAENLIENLNKALKLTVNSVPLIHMITGYGVGVTTQKALEWLGREVTGATVSIQGFGSVGASAASYFSNAGAKVVAIADIEGTVFCEDGLDIPLLLKAKDEYGYIDRSRLPKAYLNLTNTDCLTLNVDVLVPAAVADVINKENAQDIKAKLVVEGANIPITTEGEKILTNKGIYVIPDFIANVGGLGMFGAILFKNLPPNAEKILDYLKESLERATIHALSQANEEGISPREAAYRSYKTEPIRS